Part of the Chlamydia muridarum str. Nigg genome is shown below.
AGATTTTGTATGCTGCATAACTGCTCTTCATAGTGCATAATAATGCATAAAATAAAAAAAGGCCTAGACGCCTGGATCGCTTATCAAGGAAAAGATGATGAAAAGATTATTATGTGTGTTGCTATCGACATCAGTTTTCTCTTCGCCCATGTTGGGCTATAGTGCGCCAAAGAAAGATTCCAGTACTGGCATTTGTCTTGCAGCATCTCAAAGTGATCGGGAACTTTCCCAAGAAGATTTGCTAAAAGAAGTGTCTAGAGGATTTTCCAAAGTCGCTGCTCAGGCAACTCCAGGAGTTGTGTATATAGAAAATTTTCCTAAAACTGGGAGTCAAGCTATTGCTTCTCCTGGGAATAAAAGGGGTTTTCAAGAGAATCCCTTTGATTATTTCAATGATGAGTTTTTCAATCGATTTTTTGGTTTACCCTCGCATAGAGAGCAGCCTCGTCCCCAACAGCGTGATGCTGTAAGAGGAACAGGTTTTATTGTGTCAGAAGATGGGTACGTTGTGACCAACCATCACGTAGTGGAAGATGCGGGGAAAATTCATGTTACTTTACACGATGGACAAAAATACACCGCAAAAATCATAGGATTAGATCCTAAAACGGATCTCGCTGTGATTAAGATCCAAGCAAAAAATCTCCCTTTTTTAACTTTTGGAAACTCTGATCAGCTTCAGATAGGGGATTGGTCAATAGCCATTGGAAATCCTTTCGGATTACAAGCCACAGTAACCGTTGGCGTGATTAGTGCTAAGGGAAGAAACCAATTACATATTGTTGATTTTGAAGATTTTATTCAGACGGATGCAGCAATTAATCCCGGGAATTCAGGTGGTCCATTATTGAACATTGATGGACAGGTTATTGGAGTGAATACAGCAATCGTTAGCGGTAGCGGGGGATACATTGGAATAGGATTTGCCATTCCTAGCTTAATGGCTAAACGAGTTATTGACCAACTCATTAGCGATGGACAGGTGACGAGAGGATTTTTAGGAGTAACCTTACAGCCTATTGATTCGGAGCTTGCCGCTTGTTACAAATTAGAAAAGGTGTACGGAGCCTTGATTACGGATGTTGTTAAGGGATCTCCTGCAGAAAAAGCAGGTTTGCGCCAGGAAGATGTCATTGTTGCTTACAATGGGAAAGAAGTGGAGTCTTTGAGTGCTTTACGTAATGCGATTTCTTTGATGATGCCAGGGACTCGTGTTGTCTTAAAAGTTGTGCGTGAAGGGAAATTCATTGAAATACCTGTCACTGTTACACAAATTCCTGCGGAGGATGGGGTATCTGCTCTTCAAAAAATGGGAGTTCGGGTACAGAATCTTACTCCAGAGATATGCAAGAAACTAGGATTAGCGTCTGATACTCGAGGGATTTTTGTAGTGTCCGTAGAAGCTGGTTCTCCTGCAGCTTCTGCAGGAGTGGTTCCAGGACAACTTATTCTGGCTGTAAACAGACAGAGAGTTTCTTCTGTTGAAGAATTGAATCAGGTCTTGAAGAATGCAAAAGGAGAGAATGTTCTCCTTATGGTTTCTCAAGGAGAAGTCATTCGATTCGTTGTTTTAAAGTCTGATGAATAGTGCAGACTTTTGTTCTAAAAGATCTAGAGAAAGGGGGGGCTCGATTGAGCCCCTTTTCTTTTTATAAGAGAAAAAATTAGAAAGAATATTTGTGTGGATATAAGAGACTCAACCATGTAGTCTGTCTTTCTTATTGTTAGGTAGAAATGAAGTAGAGGAGTAACAGATTAACTCCTCCGTTGTAGAAGATTGAGTGGGATATGAAAACTGGGGATACCTATAGAAATTTTGTAGTCAAATTGAGTCAGGATCTTCCCGAGATCGAAAGTAAACTCATCGAAGTAGAACACACTCCGACAGGAGCAACAATCATGATGATCGTCAATGATGACGATGAAAATGTGTTTAATATTTCTTTCCGGACTTGTCCTCAGGATTCTAGTGGAGTTGCTCATGTACTTGAGCATATGGCCTTATGTGGGTCTGAGAGTTACCCAGTGCGGGATCCTTTTTTCTCAATGACAAGACGTAGTTTAAATACATTTATGAATGCCTTCACAGGTGCTGATTTCACCTGTTATCCTGCGGCTTCTCAGATACCGGAAGATTTTTATAATTTGCTGAGTATTTATATTGATGCAGTATTCCATCCATTGTTAACGGAAAATAGTTTTTTACAAGAAGCTTGGCGATATGAACGTACGGAAGAAGGCGCTCTTTCTTACACAGGTATCGTTTTCAATGAGATGAAAGGGGCCTTGATGTCAGGAGAATCCCGACTCAGCGAAGCTATGAATGCTGCTTTATTCCCAGCAGTAACTTATGGAGTGAATTCCGGAGGGGATCCTAGGGAAATTGTTTCTTTGAATTTAGAGACTGTTCGCGCTTTTCATGAAAGTCAGTACACTTTAAGTCGTTGTCTTTTTTATTTTTATGGAAGCATTCGTCCCACTCGTCATTTAGATTTTCTAGAAGAGAAATTGTTAAGACGTGTGGGGAAAGTAGAAAAGCAAAGTGTGACTCTTCCTCTGCAAAAACGTTTCAAAGAGCCTGTTCGTGTTATGGATAAATATCCATCTGATGGGGCTGATGAGGATAAGGTACTTTTTGGATTAGCTTGGTTAACTTGTTCGATTTTTGATCAACAGGATCTACTTGCTTTGCATGTACTGGATTTAGTCCTTATGGGAACGGATGCAGCTCCTCTCAAATCTCGATTGTTAAAATCAGGGCTCTGCAAGCAGGCCGATATGAGTATTGACAGTGAGCTTCATGAGATTCCTGTATATCTTGTTTGTAAAGGGTGTTCGCACACAGGAAGCTCGAAGTTGGAGAGCTTGATTTTAGCTAGTTTAGAAGAGATTTTGCAGGAGGGAATTCCTCTAAATCTAGTTGAAGGCGCTGTGCACCAGCTAGAGTTAGCAAGGAAAGAAATTGCAGGATATTCTGTCCCTTATGGCTTGTCTTTATTTTTCCGAGCAGGATTGCTTAGACAGCATGGAGGGAAAGCAGAAGATGGTCTGAGAATCCATACTTTGTTTGCTAATCTTAGAAAAAATATTCAGGATCCGGATTATTTGCCTCGATTGGTGCGGAAATATTTTCTAGATAATCCGCATTATGCTCGCGTTATCCTTCTTCCAGATTCGCAGTTAATTGCTCAAGAGAACAAGGAAGAGCGTAATGTTCTTCATGCGATTCAAACGCAAATGAGTGAAGAAGATTTGGAAAGGGTAGATGCCATTTCTAATCGTTTAGAGGCATATCAGTCTCAAGAAGAAGATTTAAATAAAATACTCCCTCTTTTTTCTTTAGATAAGGTCCCCGCTTTAGGGAAAGAATTTGTTTTAGAGAAAGAAGTTTTTGGTGAAGGAGAGGTTCTTCACCATGATTGCTTTACTAATGACATTATTTTTGCGGAATTAGTCTTTGATCTTCCTGCTCTTTCAGTAGAAGAACTACCTTGGTTGCGTCTTCTTGTTTTTGTTTTGCTTCAGTTAGGAAGCGGGGGCCGCTCTTACAAAGAGCATCTAGAATTTCTTTTAGAGCATACTGGAGGAGTGGATGTTCTTTATGAATTTTCTTCGCAAGCTACGGATTCTAATCGGCTTTCTCCCTCTATAAGCATTCGAGGTAAGGCTTTAATCTCTAAAGCGGAATATCTATTCCAAGTAATGAAAGAAACGCTGACCACCATAGATTTTTCCGATACGGTTCGTCTTAAAGAACTGTTGATGCAGCATGCAGAGTCTTTAACTAATAGCGTGAGAAATAGCCCTATGGGGTATGCGATTAGTTTGGCTTGCTGCAATAAGTCTATTACAGGAGGGCTGGCATATCTCATGTCTGGGATGCCCTACGTTAAGCATATTCGCGAGCTTCTTAATAACTTTGATCAGCAAGCCCAAGAAATTACAAACCGTTTACAAACTCTTTATAAGAAATGCTTTGTTGGTAGACGACAGCTTGTCATCAGTAGCAGCAAAGCAAATTATCAAGCTCTACATGAGCAGCGATTTTTTGGCTTGCTAGATGATAGATTAGGTTCTGGAGAACTATGGAGAAATCCTGTTCTCGATAAGGTTAACGATTCGCGAGGTATTATGATTCCTGCTCGGGGCGCTTACAATGTGCTTTCGTTCCCGTTGGAGTCTCTCTCTTATGATCACCCAGACGCGGCTGTTCTTTCTGTTGCTGCGGAGGTTTTAGGAAATGTAATTTTACATACTAAGATTCGAGAGCAGGGGGGAGCCTATGGATCAGGAGCTAGCGCGAACCTTGGCCGGGGTACTTTCTATTGTTATAGTTATCGTGATCCAGAAGTTTCAGCTACGTATCAGGTGTTTTTACAAGGAATTCGAGATATGGCTGCAGGAGAGTTCTCGGAGGATGATGTTCACGAAGGAATTCTTGGAGTGATTCAAAATTTAGATGATCCTATCTCACCGGGGAGTCGTGGGGCTGTGTCTTACTATCGATCAAGAAGCGGTAAAGTGCCTTTCGTTCGTCAAGCCTTTCGTCAAGCTGTTTTAGCAACAACAAAGGAACAAATTTGTGAAGTTGCGCGTAACCGACTTGAGAAATACCTTTCTGAAGCTTCTTTTGTTTCTTTTGCTGGAGAGGAGATGCTACAAAAAAGTCTAAGAGATTTCGATAGTAAGCCCTTCCAAATAGAACCCGCTTTTTAAGCCCAATCTTTTAATCAAGAGAGAGGGTCTGAAGAGGAAGTGTCTTGATGAGAGAAGCATTCTGATAGAGGGGGTTCTTGACAAGGCACTTTCGGTGAATGAGGTAGGGTACTTATCTGAGAAAGTCCTTCAATTTTGTTGTGAGAAGAAGAGATTTCGAGCTTATCGAAAGTTCTCAGAATAGGAAGGACTCTAGCGGAAAGACTGGAAGACATATCATTGTAGCTGTGAACAGCTTGTCCTAAGTGTTTGCCTACTTTATGAAAATGGTCGAATAACTTGTGCATCCTTTGATAGAGATCTTTTCCTAACTGTCCAATTTCTCGAATCTGATTTTGTAAGTTTTCTTGTTTCCAAACGTATGTGACTGTTTTTAATAAAGCCATCAAAGTGACTGGGCTGGATAGAATCACGTTAGATTGTCCTGCATAATCCATGAGTTCTGGAGCACAACGGATGGCATCATTGAATAGACTTTCGCCAGGGAGAAATAAAATTACGAATTCAGGAGATTGGTCAAACTTATCCCAATAACTTTTTGTTTTTAGTGTTTTAATGTGATCTTTTATTTTTTTTACTAAGTCGGTAGGATCTGCATGACTATCTGTAAGATATTCTTCAGAAAACGGAGTTTTAGCGTCGATAACAAGACTGCGGTTTTGCGGTAAACGAATGACGATATCGGCTCGAGAAGAGGAATCATTAGCATCTACTGTTTGAACGCTATAATCACAATATTTCAACATGCCAGAAATTTCGAGAATTCTCTCCAGCTGAATTTCACCCCATCTTCCACGAGATCCTGGGTGCTTCAAAATATTAGTAAGAGCTTGGGTTTCACGTTCGAGTTTTTTTTCTGCTGTGAGTAATTGAGAGAGTTGCTCTCTAAGGGCGCCGCGATCTTCGGCTTGTTTCGTTTCAAAATTTTCTAAGTTTTGTTTGAAAACAGACAAGGTATTGTGCATTGGGGCAAGAACGGAGTGAATTGCCTGAGTCTTCTCCGAGAAAAATTCTTGAGATTCTGTTTTTATATCTCGAGCAAAAGCTTGCGATACTGAAGTCAGCTTATGGGAAAACTCTTCAATCAGTTGCTCTTGGTTTCGGCGAGCATCTAAAGACATTTGTAAAATGGCCTTATCATGCTCAAGGTTGCGAATAACCTCATTTTTCTGAGCTAATGTTTTCGTAAAAATTTTAAAAGCGCTAATCACTCCCAGTGCTAGCCCAAATAAAAAGAATACGCCTTGTATCCAGATGGTATGCGAGAGCAAAGAAATGGCAACAATGTACATATGCTAAGAAGAGAGTCTCCTATTGATAAAGGAAAAAAGAGGGGCAACAACTAGTACATATAACCAGGAAGCTAGGAAAAATACCTGAGGAAAATGATCGACTAATCCAGAAAAGAAGAGGCAGGTCCCTAATCCTATGCCTAGCACCAAAAGTGAAGAGGAAATTCGAAAACGAAAATGTTTGAGTCCTGGGAAGCGCCAAGTAGAGATCATAAGGCAACCACTAAGTAGCAGGCCAAGAGAAAGGAGAAGAACGCGAGCCTTTTCAGGAAGGCTATTCAGAGTATCTGAAGCAAGGAGGACTCCTAAGGAGACTACACATGCTGCGGCAGAGGGAATCGGAAGTCCTGTAAAGGTTGTGGCTTTTTCTCCTGTCGTAGCAAAGAGATTATAGCGAACCAAACGAAGTACTCCGCATAAAGAGTAAATAATGCAAGTAACTAGGAGGAAAGAAGAGCAGAAAGTTCCTCCATACTCCCCGTTTAAACTTTTAATCGCAATCAAGGGGGGCGCAATACCAAAAGTAATAGCATCAGATAAAGAATCAAAATGAGCTCCAAAAGCACTCTCTGCTTTCATGATTCGCGCAACAGCTCCGTCTGAAAAATCGGCAATCATAGCGCTGATGAGAAGAAGAGAGAGTCCTTGTAAGCGGTGCATAAGCTCCAAAGACGAGGAAGTCTTTAACACGCTTTTAAAAATAATAAAGAGCCCGCAACAAAGACCAAAAGCTGTAATAGCATTGGGAGTCACAACTCGGCGCTTACCACGAAAATCTATTTCAGTTGGATTCATATTTTCCCTAGGAATAGCGGAATTTAATTACAGAATTAGCGGATGGCGGAACCTTCTCTATGTTTTTTGCTGATCAGTAAGTTTATTTATATAGCCCAAAATCAGTCTATGTAAACAAGAGCGAATCTCTTTCGATATAAAACCTTCTAAAGCCAAGGAGGTTGTACATGGTTATTTTCATGTCCTTCCTTGTAAAGCTTAAGGCCATGTTACACAAAACATGTTTTCGGCACTACACAGAAAACCTGGAGATGGTTATGGTTATTGCGTGTTTTCTTTAAGCAAGTGAAATAGGTAGAGAAGTAGGGTGCTTCTTTTTGCAAGAAAAAAATCACAAAAAAGAGTGATTTTTTATATAGAGCATCACGCTTAAAAGTTTGCTCTCGAAAAGAATTTTTTCGTCGCAAGTTTGTGCTATTTTTCAATTGCAGGAAACGTTGCTAGCTTCTATATATGGTATACAAGAGCCGAGACATTCACAATATCTTGGGTTTAGGGGCTCGCATACTCAAAGGATAATACTCTGATTTTAAGCGTAGGATGAAGGTTCTTTCTGCCATTTTTTTTAATGACGGATAGGGACTGTAGGCTTCTTTGCTTCAAAATAGAATAGATAACGCGTATTCAACGTTTACAAGGATAGTTATGGTCGATCTACAAGAAAAGCAATGCACGATTGTTAAGCGCAATGGAATGTTTGTTCCTTTCGATCGGAACCGTATTTTTCAGGCTTTAGAGGCTGCTTTTCGAGATACTCGCAGAATTGATGATCATATGCCTTTGCCTGAAGATTTAGAAAATTCTATACGCTCTATTACGCACCAGGTGGTTAAGGAAGTCGTGCAGAAAATTACAGACGGACAAGTTGTCACTGTAGAGCGTATCCAAGATATGGTTGAAAGTCAGTTATATATTAACGGATTACAGGATGTTGCTCGCGATTACGTTGTGTATCGCGATGACCGTAAAGCGCATCGGGAAAAATCTTGGCAAAGCCTTTCTGTTATTCGCCGTTGTGGAACGACTGTTCATTTTAATCCTATGAAAATTTCTGCAGCTTTAGAAAAAGCTTTTCGTGCGACCGATCGAATTGAAGGAATGACTCCTGATTTTGTGCGTGAAGAGGTGAATGCATTAACGCAAAAGATTGTTGCAGAGATCGAAGAACGTTGCTCTCAACAAGACAGCCGCATAGATATTGAGCAAATTCAGGATATCGTT
Proteins encoded:
- a CDS encoding insulinase family protein, whose product is MKTGDTYRNFVVKLSQDLPEIESKLIEVEHTPTGATIMMIVNDDDENVFNISFRTCPQDSSGVAHVLEHMALCGSESYPVRDPFFSMTRRSLNTFMNAFTGADFTCYPAASQIPEDFYNLLSIYIDAVFHPLLTENSFLQEAWRYERTEEGALSYTGIVFNEMKGALMSGESRLSEAMNAALFPAVTYGVNSGGDPREIVSLNLETVRAFHESQYTLSRCLFYFYGSIRPTRHLDFLEEKLLRRVGKVEKQSVTLPLQKRFKEPVRVMDKYPSDGADEDKVLFGLAWLTCSIFDQQDLLALHVLDLVLMGTDAAPLKSRLLKSGLCKQADMSIDSELHEIPVYLVCKGCSHTGSSKLESLILASLEEILQEGIPLNLVEGAVHQLELARKEIAGYSVPYGLSLFFRAGLLRQHGGKAEDGLRIHTLFANLRKNIQDPDYLPRLVRKYFLDNPHYARVILLPDSQLIAQENKEERNVLHAIQTQMSEEDLERVDAISNRLEAYQSQEEDLNKILPLFSLDKVPALGKEFVLEKEVFGEGEVLHHDCFTNDIIFAELVFDLPALSVEELPWLRLLVFVLLQLGSGGRSYKEHLEFLLEHTGGVDVLYEFSSQATDSNRLSPSISIRGKALISKAEYLFQVMKETLTTIDFSDTVRLKELLMQHAESLTNSVRNSPMGYAISLACCNKSITGGLAYLMSGMPYVKHIRELLNNFDQQAQEITNRLQTLYKKCFVGRRQLVISSSKANYQALHEQRFFGLLDDRLGSGELWRNPVLDKVNDSRGIMIPARGAYNVLSFPLESLSYDHPDAAVLSVAAEVLGNVILHTKIREQGGAYGSGASANLGRGTFYCYSYRDPEVSATYQVFLQGIRDMAAGEFSEDDVHEGILGVIQNLDDPISPGSRGAVSYYRSRSGKVPFVRQAFRQAVLATTKEQICEVARNRLEKYLSEASFVSFAGEEMLQKSLRDFDSKPFQIEPAF
- a CDS encoding CDP-alcohol phosphatidyltransferase family protein; this translates as MNPTEIDFRGKRRVVTPNAITAFGLCCGLFIIFKSVLKTSSSLELMHRLQGLSLLLISAMIADFSDGAVARIMKAESAFGAHFDSLSDAITFGIAPPLIAIKSLNGEYGGTFCSSFLLVTCIIYSLCGVLRLVRYNLFATTGEKATTFTGLPIPSAAACVVSLGVLLASDTLNSLPEKARVLLLSLGLLLSGCLMISTWRFPGLKHFRFRISSSLLVLGIGLGTCLFFSGLVDHFPQVFFLASWLYVLVVAPLFSFINRRLSS
- a CDS encoding serine protease HtrA, whose protein sequence is MMKRLLCVLLSTSVFSSPMLGYSAPKKDSSTGICLAASQSDRELSQEDLLKEVSRGFSKVAAQATPGVVYIENFPKTGSQAIASPGNKRGFQENPFDYFNDEFFNRFFGLPSHREQPRPQQRDAVRGTGFIVSEDGYVVTNHHVVEDAGKIHVTLHDGQKYTAKIIGLDPKTDLAVIKIQAKNLPFLTFGNSDQLQIGDWSIAIGNPFGLQATVTVGVISAKGRNQLHIVDFEDFIQTDAAINPGNSGGPLLNIDGQVIGVNTAIVSGSGGYIGIGFAIPSLMAKRVIDQLISDGQVTRGFLGVTLQPIDSELAACYKLEKVYGALITDVVKGSPAEKAGLRQEDVIVAYNGKEVESLSALRNAISLMMPGTRVVLKVVREGKFIEIPVTVTQIPAEDGVSALQKMGVRVQNLTPEICKKLGLASDTRGIFVVSVEAGSPAASAGVVPGQLILAVNRQRVSSVEELNQVLKNAKGENVLLMVSQGEVIRFVVLKSDE
- a CDS encoding DNA recombination protein RmuC; translation: MYIVAISLLSHTIWIQGVFFLFGLALGVISAFKIFTKTLAQKNEVIRNLEHDKAILQMSLDARRNQEQLIEEFSHKLTSVSQAFARDIKTESQEFFSEKTQAIHSVLAPMHNTLSVFKQNLENFETKQAEDRGALREQLSQLLTAEKKLERETQALTNILKHPGSRGRWGEIQLERILEISGMLKYCDYSVQTVDANDSSSRADIVIRLPQNRSLVIDAKTPFSEEYLTDSHADPTDLVKKIKDHIKTLKTKSYWDKFDQSPEFVILFLPGESLFNDAIRCAPELMDYAGQSNVILSSPVTLMALLKTVTYVWKQENLQNQIREIGQLGKDLYQRMHKLFDHFHKVGKHLGQAVHSYNDMSSSLSARVLPILRTFDKLEISSSHNKIEGLSQISTLPHSPKVPCQEPPLSECFSHQDTSSSDPLS